A single genomic interval of Mucilaginibacter robiniae harbors:
- a CDS encoding type VI secretion system Vgr family protein, producing METKIKIDISIEGTSITHFSSFNLAQRFNEHHTFQLRFNHDQIENTNKVTLEKSKEFIGKNLTVQFGRGQDYEHQFIGKITRVEIAQSHGFQGDIVVSGFSPSILIDRGPDLGSYLNKDLKTIVEKATADAPQNDLSMNIAPTYTSPIDYIIQYRESDFEFINRLSAEYHEWFYYDGVKLNFGKPAKLDEVTLIYGRDLHSLQYGMQIAPLNYQKFSYHSQQDQLLSAQPSRSNPSSPDLSHAIAASNQVYSKQYNEPLDVRVNSQKEIDNFVTNEHKALISELLSIMGNGDNPQVKLGGIVSISTSMRAEIGFQVQDFGKFLVTAVYHQLDGVGHYQNTFEGVSADSEKLPVRKVEKPLADMQLATVLDNNDPEKQGRIKVQFKWQCTSNDPTEWLRLVTPSAGHDDQGQNNRGFFAIPEVNDQVLVGFEEGNIARPVIMGSVYHGNSGDSIRQVNNHLKSIATRSGHIIGFDDSAATQAITITDRNNNVIKIDTVGNNITITALENINISAKNITISAEENLTSTAGKNVYTTAGDTLSESAIKTHTITAKDILSTADDSATHRAKLSETIAGKVTAHSADEDMELVSSKKVNIQSSEKVNLF from the coding sequence ATGGAAACCAAGATAAAAATTGATATTAGTATAGAAGGTACATCCATCACACACTTTTCGAGTTTTAACCTGGCGCAACGCTTTAATGAACACCACACTTTTCAATTGCGTTTTAACCACGACCAGATAGAAAATACTAATAAAGTTACCCTCGAAAAATCTAAAGAGTTTATAGGGAAAAATTTGACGGTTCAGTTTGGCCGGGGTCAAGATTATGAGCACCAGTTTATAGGTAAAATAACCCGGGTTGAGATTGCTCAAAGTCATGGTTTCCAGGGCGATATAGTAGTAAGTGGATTTAGTCCGAGTATATTGATTGATCGTGGGCCAGATTTAGGCTCATATTTAAATAAAGATCTTAAAACTATTGTAGAGAAAGCAACAGCTGATGCACCGCAGAATGATCTGAGCATGAATATTGCTCCGACCTATACCTCACCAATAGATTATATTATTCAGTACCGAGAAAGTGATTTTGAGTTCATTAATCGTCTTTCGGCAGAATATCATGAATGGTTTTATTACGATGGTGTTAAGCTTAATTTTGGAAAGCCAGCCAAGCTGGATGAAGTAACGCTTATCTACGGACGTGATCTGCATAGTTTGCAATACGGCATGCAAATAGCGCCGCTTAATTATCAGAAATTTTCATATCATTCACAGCAAGATCAATTATTGAGCGCACAACCATCACGCAGCAATCCTTCTTCGCCCGATCTTTCTCATGCTATTGCAGCATCTAACCAGGTTTATAGTAAACAATACAATGAGCCTTTAGATGTTAGGGTGAATTCGCAAAAAGAGATAGATAACTTTGTGACAAATGAACATAAAGCATTAATATCTGAGTTGTTGAGTATAATGGGAAATGGTGATAACCCGCAAGTGAAACTTGGAGGAATAGTAAGCATTAGTACTAGTATGCGTGCCGAAATAGGTTTTCAGGTTCAGGATTTTGGTAAATTTTTGGTTACTGCAGTTTATCATCAATTGGATGGCGTGGGTCATTACCAAAATACTTTTGAGGGTGTGTCAGCAGATTCTGAAAAGTTGCCAGTACGTAAAGTTGAAAAGCCACTTGCTGATATGCAACTGGCTACGGTACTCGACAATAATGATCCTGAAAAGCAAGGGCGCATAAAAGTTCAATTTAAATGGCAATGTACTTCCAACGACCCAACAGAATGGTTGAGGTTGGTTACTCCAAGTGCCGGACATGACGATCAAGGTCAAAATAATAGAGGATTTTTTGCCATACCTGAAGTTAATGACCAAGTGCTGGTTGGTTTTGAAGAGGGGAATATAGCACGTCCTGTAATTATGGGTAGTGTATATCACGGAAATAGTGGCGATAGCATACGTCAAGTTAATAACCATTTAAAGAGCATTGCTACACGTAGTGGGCATATCATAGGTTTTGATGATAGTGCTGCCACACAGGCTATCACAATCACCGATCGTAACAATAATGTGATTAAAATTGATACGGTTGGCAACAATATTACTATTACTGCACTTGAAAATATTAATATATCTGCTAAAAATATAACTATTAGTGCTGAAGAAAATTTAACCAGCACTGCAGGTAAAAATGTTTATACTACTGCCGGCGATACATTGAGTGAAAGTGCAATTAAAACACATACAATTACCGCTAAAGATATCCTATCCACAGCTGATGATAGCGCTACACACCGGGCCAAACTGTCGGAAACGATTGCTGGCAAGGTAACAGCCCATAGTGCTGATGAAGATATGGAGCTCGTTTCATCTAAGAAGGTAAATATTCAAAGCTCTGAAAAGGTCAATTTATTTTAA
- a CDS encoding DUF4142 domain-containing protein — MKKLIILITLISVAVLNNARAQSANTDTATLHFITHASISNLHEIASGKLASQKAARADVKAYGQRMVTDHTKAQTQLMQLAKAKGYQVPSQATTPPVNDPMLSKASGKDFDRMYVHMMAPSHRQAVILFQDYAIKGKDSAVKAFVQQTLPILKQHLAAIMALDAQIKDVAK; from the coding sequence ATGAAAAAATTAATCATTCTAATTACCCTTATCAGTGTTGCGGTGCTAAACAACGCAAGGGCACAAAGTGCTAATACTGATACTGCAACGCTGCACTTTATTACGCATGCCAGCATTTCCAATTTACATGAAATTGCTTCAGGTAAATTAGCCTCACAAAAAGCTGCCAGAGCAGACGTAAAAGCTTATGGTCAGCGTATGGTAACTGATCATACTAAGGCACAAACGCAGTTAATGCAGCTGGCCAAAGCTAAAGGTTACCAAGTACCATCACAAGCCACAACTCCCCCGGTAAACGATCCGATGTTGAGCAAAGCATCCGGTAAAGATTTTGACCGGATGTATGTACATATGATGGCGCCTAGCCACCGGCAAGCTGTTATCTTGTTTCAAGATTATGCTATCAAAGGAAAAGATTCTGCAGTGAAAGCCTTTGTTCAGCAAACCTTGCCCATATTAAAGCAACATCTGGCTGCAATTATGGCTCTTGATGCTCAAATTAAAGATGTAGCTAAGTAG
- the tssD gene encoding type VI secretion system tube protein TssD: MAFKARLNFSGKEYDVLNCSYALNRDVDSKGRPSSGVYGGTIDIEVESTEDTSVIESMVNNQYKPLTGTLLIKKSEEDSKMKELSFEDAYIVKYSEGLSIIGDTPMSYKFTISARKLKLGNAEHVNDWPGVKA, from the coding sequence ATGGCTTTCAAAGCAAGATTAAATTTTTCGGGCAAAGAGTACGATGTGCTTAATTGCTCTTATGCCTTAAACCGTGATGTGGATTCAAAAGGACGCCCGTCCTCAGGAGTTTACGGTGGCACTATCGACATTGAAGTGGAGTCAACTGAAGACACTTCTGTGATAGAATCAATGGTAAATAATCAGTATAAACCACTAACTGGTACCTTGCTGATTAAAAAATCTGAAGAAGATTCGAAAATGAAAGAACTCTCTTTTGAGGATGCTTACATTGTCAAGTATTCTGAAGGTTTAAGTATCATTGGTGATACGCCAATGAGTTATAAATTTACCATATCTGCTCGCAAATTAAAGTTAGGCAATGCAGAGCATGTGAACGACTGGCCAGGTGTTAAGGCCTAA
- a CDS encoding DUF4280 domain-containing protein, producing MAQEHLVVQGATCQCNFGTATDKLKVLSQQKEYANDQNSAFKLIANTKDLGTTFEKNTFGSCSKQNNRVCTAVVSEWKHYFEEVVLSNGGKILLENSKATCPIGGPECIRIVLHGQSAELSKQNFKNAQPAVANALNPAVDLKEMDQPEEDIEGLIFQ from the coding sequence ATGGCACAAGAACATTTAGTTGTACAAGGCGCTACCTGTCAATGTAATTTTGGCACAGCTACAGATAAATTAAAGGTGCTATCACAGCAAAAGGAATACGCAAATGACCAAAATTCAGCTTTTAAATTAATAGCTAACACAAAAGATCTTGGTACAACTTTCGAAAAAAACACTTTCGGCTCATGCAGTAAACAAAACAATAGAGTTTGTACAGCCGTGGTTAGTGAATGGAAGCATTATTTTGAAGAGGTTGTTTTAAGTAATGGTGGCAAAATTTTGTTAGAGAACAGCAAAGCTACTTGCCCTATTGGTGGTCCGGAATGCATCAGGATTGTTTTGCACGGACAATCTGCCGAATTAAGTAAGCAGAACTTTAAAAATGCCCAACCAGCAGTTGCTAATGCTTTAAATCCGGCTGTTGATCTTAAAGAAATGGATCAGCCAGAAGAAGATATTGAAGGTTTAATATTTCAGTGA
- the glf gene encoding UDP-galactopyranose mutase, producing the protein MFDFLIVGAGFSGSVFAERIASQLNQRVLIVDQRDHIGGNAFDYYNEAGILIHKYGPHWFHTNDKGVFSYLSAFTDWHYHYHRVKSYVDGTLVPIPINLDTLKLLYGLNLQSPAEVQAYYDQVKIPVKTPTNSEEVVTSQVGEDLYNKLFKGYTLKQWGIPPKELAASVAGRIPVRTNRDDRYFTDSYQGMPKHGYTAMFKKMLSHPNISIMLQTDYRTIINEISHKKLIYTGPIDSFFDYKYGKLPYRSLRFEHETLNQEQYQSHQQINYPNDYDFTRVVEWKHATQQKSQVTTITREYPMPAEGGMEKYYPIPKEDNHLLFRKYQEEADKLDHVVFCGRLADYKYYNMDQVVARSLKIFEDQIQVKPR; encoded by the coding sequence ATGTTTGATTTCCTAATTGTGGGGGCTGGCTTTTCGGGTAGTGTTTTCGCAGAACGTATAGCTTCACAGCTTAACCAAAGGGTTCTAATTGTAGACCAAAGAGATCATATAGGCGGAAACGCTTTTGATTACTATAATGAAGCCGGTATTTTAATTCATAAATACGGCCCGCATTGGTTCCATACTAACGATAAAGGTGTTTTTAGTTATCTGTCCGCATTTACAGACTGGCATTATCATTATCATCGGGTAAAATCTTATGTTGATGGCACTTTAGTTCCTATACCTATAAATTTAGATACTTTAAAACTGCTGTATGGTTTAAATCTTCAATCACCAGCAGAAGTGCAGGCTTATTACGATCAGGTCAAAATTCCAGTAAAAACACCAACTAATTCGGAGGAAGTGGTAACTAGCCAAGTTGGTGAAGATTTATATAACAAGCTATTTAAAGGTTATACTTTAAAGCAGTGGGGAATACCACCTAAGGAATTAGCAGCAAGTGTTGCCGGACGTATACCAGTACGCACTAACCGTGATGATCGGTATTTTACGGATAGTTATCAGGGTATGCCTAAGCATGGTTATACTGCCATGTTTAAAAAAATGTTATCACATCCAAACATCTCTATTATGTTGCAAACGGATTATCGCACCATAATTAATGAGATTTCCCATAAAAAGCTTATCTATACCGGACCTATTGATTCATTTTTTGATTACAAGTATGGTAAGCTTCCTTATCGGTCTTTACGTTTTGAGCATGAGACTTTAAACCAAGAACAGTATCAAAGCCATCAGCAAATCAATTATCCGAATGACTATGATTTTACAAGGGTTGTTGAATGGAAGCATGCTACGCAGCAAAAAAGCCAGGTAACTACAATTACCCGTGAGTATCCTATGCCTGCCGAAGGTGGTATGGAAAAGTATTATCCGATACCTAAGGAAGATAACCATTTGTTATTCAGGAAATATCAAGAAGAAGCTGATAAGTTAGACCATGTAGTATTTTGCGGCAGACTTGCAGACTACAAGTATTATAATATGGATCAGGTTGTAGCTCGTTCATTAAAAATTTTTGAAGATCAAATTCAGGTCAAACCGAGATGA
- a CDS encoding OmpA family protein has translation MSNQKGVLKIKHAGGKYYPKMGNGTCLVIVANQPNKFEVSEWVTGTKDEDKKAVKWLLEDGRRNKILMQFGNRGPVVSQLSIPPEKCGVYNQYYLEATLTGQIDKSKDTGLLVRGYCPPAIVKSSWSWADGKPVTVANPIYYGDDVKLHIDTVGLCNSELVVNVYSHRWGPDVLVHTYNGVKCTNGQVNLFIRNTFSWFGKMKYATEDNEFYITVTAKEVNGLIKDTTPNGDVYHARYLRVKHKLINTPKVLPSANLSPVKLGANELNIKRYELCGFTRIEVADDQDRVVLFDEGKLRLKGEIHKDFIISEMIHYDFDKSFIRADAKPILNKIGDFLLESPYVPVELGSHTDDRGKPEYNMALSERRAKAAVDYLISKGISANRITAKGYGKTMLLIKGEHLTKEQHEQNRRTTIKFKIFSSDAQSLIYETISPDINLKKKLNITIKDFNVAGCLYKGTPKVHDNKKIKVVSHISAQESKPATSVTMQGEVLPAEIFANLANVEVFPFRYIWPIYNQTNNFLYYVNTCRYFSDKNKPSILVKAYPDIKWIFAFHLNLTNDLSIKGQNLSKDKLKDLQKKAGKIGAERRWEQKEASWKMSLQSEWNKGQKKKLYQTKDYDIKLKKLYDLFASMGNMADAITNRTKGFIRNIGFKNTPVLFEVKPPNLTIDASWYLKRARKAKQAIEKIGTQVEFNISATPLIGLEMTVDLLGLTISAVAGAFSEGAASRPALELYQKIKDMMNKGVDVGDDDFGFKTQADVYIDLVVSGIINLDNINFSFNTVSDGSDTALKLQTTARLKVEIKAGMYVKAQVSLVVVKANGYFEMSAKSSGSVTFGHKLNCVDDGIYYRPVLGFDGLDVEYIIVVKAGISSKKVPSVSKDHTFYEKKGEYRDLIPKFDVIKSFEEVSGISANFMLIKND, from the coding sequence ATGTCTAACCAAAAAGGAGTATTAAAAATTAAACATGCCGGAGGTAAATATTATCCCAAAATGGGTAATGGAACATGTTTAGTTATAGTTGCTAATCAGCCAAACAAATTTGAGGTTTCTGAATGGGTTACAGGCACTAAGGATGAAGATAAAAAGGCTGTTAAATGGTTGCTTGAGGATGGGCGTAGAAATAAAATACTCATGCAATTTGGTAATCGTGGGCCTGTAGTTAGCCAATTAAGCATTCCTCCAGAAAAGTGCGGAGTTTATAATCAGTATTATCTAGAAGCTACTTTAACTGGGCAAATTGATAAAAGTAAAGATACTGGTCTTTTAGTAAGAGGATATTGCCCACCGGCTATAGTAAAGTCGAGCTGGAGCTGGGCTGATGGCAAACCCGTTACAGTAGCGAATCCTATTTATTACGGTGATGATGTTAAACTACATATTGATACAGTAGGCTTATGTAACAGCGAGCTTGTTGTTAACGTTTATAGCCACAGATGGGGGCCTGATGTATTAGTGCACACCTATAATGGTGTTAAATGCACCAATGGGCAGGTTAATTTATTTATTCGTAACACGTTTTCCTGGTTCGGCAAAATGAAGTATGCTACCGAGGATAACGAATTTTATATTACAGTTACAGCCAAAGAGGTTAACGGTCTTATCAAAGATACTACCCCTAATGGTGATGTGTATCATGCACGGTATTTGAGGGTTAAGCATAAGTTGATTAATACGCCTAAAGTTCTACCATCAGCCAATTTAAGTCCGGTTAAGCTTGGTGCAAACGAGCTTAATATTAAACGCTATGAGCTGTGTGGCTTTACCCGTATTGAAGTTGCTGATGACCAGGATAGAGTTGTATTGTTTGATGAAGGTAAGCTGCGCCTGAAAGGTGAAATTCATAAAGATTTTATCATTTCAGAGATGATTCATTATGATTTTGATAAATCATTTATTAGGGCAGATGCCAAACCTATACTCAATAAAATAGGAGACTTTTTACTGGAATCGCCTTATGTGCCGGTTGAATTAGGGTCGCACACTGATGATAGAGGCAAGCCTGAGTATAACATGGCCCTATCTGAAAGACGGGCTAAAGCCGCTGTTGATTATTTGATATCAAAAGGCATTTCAGCAAACCGTATAACAGCAAAAGGCTATGGAAAAACTATGCTGCTCATCAAAGGCGAGCATCTTACCAAAGAACAGCATGAACAAAATCGAAGAACTACTATAAAGTTCAAGATATTTTCGAGTGATGCACAAAGCTTGATTTATGAAACCATATCGCCAGATATCAACCTCAAGAAGAAGCTTAATATTACCATTAAAGACTTCAATGTAGCCGGATGTTTATACAAAGGCACACCCAAGGTGCACGATAACAAAAAGATCAAAGTTGTAAGCCATATTTCAGCACAAGAATCAAAACCAGCTACCAGCGTTACCATGCAAGGTGAAGTTTTACCGGCAGAAATTTTTGCTAACTTAGCTAATGTAGAAGTTTTCCCGTTCAGGTATATATGGCCTATCTATAACCAGACTAACAACTTTTTGTACTATGTAAATACCTGCCGTTATTTTTCTGATAAAAATAAGCCAAGTATTTTAGTTAAGGCATATCCTGATATCAAATGGATATTTGCCTTCCATCTGAACCTTACGAACGATTTAAGCATCAAAGGGCAAAACTTATCAAAAGATAAGCTTAAAGATTTGCAGAAAAAAGCTGGTAAAATTGGCGCTGAACGGCGGTGGGAGCAAAAGGAAGCCAGTTGGAAAATGAGTCTCCAAAGTGAATGGAACAAAGGGCAAAAGAAAAAGCTTTATCAAACCAAAGATTATGATATAAAGCTCAAGAAACTGTATGACTTGTTTGCCTCCATGGGTAATATGGCTGATGCGATCACCAACAGAACTAAAGGATTCATCAGAAACATTGGATTTAAAAACACACCTGTTTTATTTGAGGTAAAACCACCCAATTTAACGATAGATGCCAGTTGGTATTTAAAACGAGCCAGAAAAGCAAAGCAGGCCATAGAGAAGATTGGCACACAAGTTGAATTTAATATATCTGCAACGCCGCTCATAGGATTGGAGATGACGGTGGATTTGCTGGGTTTGACAATTTCGGCTGTTGCAGGTGCTTTTAGCGAAGGCGCTGCATCAAGACCTGCACTTGAACTATATCAAAAAATAAAAGATATGATGAACAAGGGTGTTGATGTAGGTGACGACGATTTCGGGTTTAAAACGCAGGCAGATGTGTATATTGATTTGGTAGTAAGCGGTATCATTAACCTTGACAATATTAATTTTTCATTTAATACGGTAAGTGACGGATCAGACACAGCATTAAAATTACAAACTACAGCAAGACTAAAGGTAGAGATTAAAGCCGGCATGTATGTTAAGGCACAAGTATCTTTAGTTGTTGTTAAAGCCAACGGCTATTTTGAAATGAGTGCTAAAAGCAGCGGCTCGGTTACCTTTGGGCATAAATTGAACTGCGTAGATGATGGCATTTATTATCGCCCTGTGCTTGGTTTTGATGGACTAGATGTAGAATACATAATTGTTGTAAAGGCGGGAATTTCTTCGAAAAAAGTTCCAAGTGTTTCTAAAGACCACACGTTTTATGAGAAAAAAGGTGAGTATCGCGATTTGATACCGAAGTTTGATGTGATTAAAAGCTTTGAGGAAGTATCTGGTATCAGTGCAAACTTTATGCTGATTAAAAATGATTAA
- a CDS encoding SDR family oxidoreductase: MNEENKLTRRQVIAGLGTTMAVAAVSPVLGATGSEIDLPSSPKLEDPKGKYPKPPFKSQPQPWPGLQSKMDPVPDCGETSYKGSGRLAGRKALITGGDSGMGRAAAIAYAREGADVAINYYPTEEPDAREVIALIKKEGRKAVAIPGDLRDEAFCKQLVQKALTELGGLDIIVSNAGRQQAASSILDVTSEEFDSIMKTNIYAPFWIIREALPHLPPGSAIIGTTSEQAYNPDPWLYAYAQTKAATMNYVKSLAKQLGPKGIRVNGVAPGPIWTALQVSGGTTGEKQQIFGSWTPLGRPGAPAELASIYVQLAASDASYANGQIYGAAGGVGQP; the protein is encoded by the coding sequence ATGAATGAAGAAAATAAGTTAACCAGGCGCCAGGTAATTGCTGGTTTGGGCACTACAATGGCTGTAGCAGCGGTGTCGCCAGTTCTGGGAGCAACTGGCTCTGAAATTGACTTACCAAGTTCTCCGAAGCTTGAAGATCCTAAAGGAAAATATCCTAAACCACCTTTTAAAAGTCAACCTCAACCCTGGCCAGGGTTGCAAAGCAAAATGGACCCGGTACCTGATTGTGGCGAAACTAGCTACAAGGGTTCTGGCCGCTTAGCTGGCAGAAAAGCACTGATTACCGGCGGTGATTCAGGTATGGGGCGTGCAGCTGCTATTGCGTATGCCCGTGAAGGTGCCGATGTCGCTATCAACTATTATCCTACTGAAGAACCTGATGCTCGTGAGGTTATTGCATTAATCAAAAAGGAAGGTCGTAAAGCTGTAGCTATTCCTGGCGATTTACGGGATGAAGCTTTTTGTAAGCAATTGGTACAAAAAGCCTTAACTGAACTAGGCGGATTAGACATTATTGTAAGCAATGCAGGCCGGCAACAAGCAGCCAGTTCTATCTTAGATGTAACCAGTGAGGAGTTCGATTCTATAATGAAAACGAATATCTACGCCCCATTCTGGATTATCAGAGAAGCTTTGCCACATCTGCCTCCGGGATCGGCTATCATTGGGACTACTTCAGAACAGGCTTATAACCCGGACCCCTGGTTGTATGCTTATGCACAAACTAAAGCAGCTACCATGAACTACGTAAAGTCACTAGCTAAGCAGTTAGGACCAAAAGGTATTCGCGTAAATGGTGTAGCGCCCGGCCCTATCTGGACGGCTCTACAGGTAAGTGGCGGAACCACTGGAGAAAAGCAGCAAATTTTTGGCAGCTGGACGCCACTTGGCCGTCCTGGTGCACCAGCCGAACTGGCTTCTATTTATGTGCAGCTGGCGGCTAGTGATGCCAGCTATGCTAATGGGCAAATATATGGCGCGGCCGGAGGTGTTGGTCAGCCTTAA
- a CDS encoding NAD(P)H-dependent oxidoreductase, protein MKQVVIINADNNKGEITQTLIDIYRKGAESAQAIVKEIVIANLKFNPNQQLPDRIADIEPDLADAVKKLKWASHIVVFCPVFKQSINFKIKGFFDRVFLPHRVFVSGKDNFDSDFYGRSARIISILDEEAWKDWRTTQKATYLSIKRSVLAKRNINPVHTSTIGYLYSIENEYAQKWLNKLFNFGKKLS, encoded by the coding sequence ATGAAACAGGTAGTAATTATAAATGCAGACAATAACAAGGGTGAAATAACCCAAACGCTTATTGATATTTATCGTAAGGGAGCTGAAAGTGCGCAAGCTATAGTTAAAGAGATTGTAATTGCTAATTTAAAGTTTAACCCTAATCAGCAACTTCCTGATCGTATTGCCGACATAGAACCTGATTTGGCTGACGCTGTAAAAAAGCTGAAGTGGGCCAGCCATATAGTTGTTTTTTGCCCGGTTTTTAAGCAGTCTATCAATTTTAAAATTAAAGGTTTTTTTGATCGGGTATTTTTGCCTCATCGTGTATTCGTTTCCGGCAAGGACAATTTTGACAGCGATTTTTACGGACGCTCTGCACGTATTATATCTATATTGGATGAAGAGGCATGGAAAGATTGGCGGACCACGCAAAAGGCCACTTATTTATCCATTAAACGGTCAGTACTGGCAAAAAGGAACATAAACCCTGTACATACAAGTACTATTGGGTACCTCTACTCTATAGAGAATGAGTATGCTCAAAAGTGGCTAAACAAGCTATTCAATTTTGGTAAAAAGTTGTCGTAA
- a CDS encoding glycosyltransferase family 2 protein: protein MRGSFVLVNYNRREELLITLAKTKAIIAQSRGEYEIVVVDNASTDGSSAAVKAQHDDVVLIENPVNTGAPAWNLGFARARGEYFIIIDDDSHVVSGLQEALDHMDVHQDIGVLALNVLTGPYTSAGWGWQDGQNIVGFIGCGAIYRKKVYEQVGGYADWIFLYANEWDLGLRVIDAGYRVSYFAGCTVDHRTSALNRTNKRLRVFVTCHEMGIVYKHFPENRWKYISRIFFNNMKGLRQAQFKLTWYHFLGAVKFFKIKKTLTRTPVNKRSQDMFLSIFKHTNPAFNFIKRDLLSIVKSITNTFKADKPTLLIKK from the coding sequence ATGAGAGGATCATTTGTACTGGTAAACTATAACCGCAGGGAAGAGTTGTTAATAACGCTCGCTAAAACCAAGGCGATTATTGCGCAAAGCCGAGGCGAGTATGAGATTGTGGTGGTGGATAATGCTTCTACGGATGGCAGCTCAGCAGCAGTGAAGGCGCAGCATGATGATGTGGTGCTGATTGAAAATCCGGTCAATACCGGAGCACCAGCCTGGAATTTGGGTTTTGCAAGAGCCAGGGGAGAATACTTTATTATTATTGATGATGACAGTCATGTAGTTTCGGGCTTGCAGGAGGCTTTAGATCACATGGATGTGCATCAGGATATAGGCGTGCTGGCTTTGAATGTGCTGACGGGTCCGTACACAAGTGCAGGCTGGGGCTGGCAGGATGGGCAGAACATTGTAGGCTTTATTGGCTGCGGAGCTATTTATCGTAAAAAGGTGTATGAACAGGTAGGCGGTTATGCAGACTGGATCTTTTTGTATGCCAATGAATGGGATTTAGGTTTGAGGGTGATAGATGCGGGTTATCGGGTGTCGTATTTTGCTGGTTGCACGGTGGATCACCGAACCAGTGCCCTCAACAGAACTAATAAACGCCTGCGTGTGTTTGTCACCTGTCATGAAATGGGCATTGTTTATAAACATTTCCCAGAAAACAGGTGGAAGTATATAAGCAGAATATTTTTTAATAACATGAAAGGACTCCGGCAGGCACAATTCAAACTGACGTGGTATCATTTTCTAGGAGCTGTTAAGTTTTTTAAAATTAAAAAAACGCTTACTCGTACTCCTGTCAATAAAAGAAGTCAGGATATGTTTTTATCAATATTTAAGCACACTAATCCGGCTTTTAACTTTATCAAAAGAGACTTATTAAGCATTGTTAAAAGTATAACCAACACCTTTAAAGCAGATAAGCCAACCTTATTAATTAAGAAATAA
- the tssD gene encoding type VI secretion system tube protein TssD produces the protein MAFKARINIGSKEFDVLQCSFALSRDVDAKGRPSSGVYGGTIQVEVESTEDTSVIESMVNNQYKPLSGTITFKKSEEDAKMKELTFQDGYIIQYNEGLSIVGNAPMSLSFVISARTLKIGNAEHENDWPK, from the coding sequence ATGGCTTTCAAAGCAAGAATCAATATAGGTTCAAAAGAATTTGACGTACTGCAATGCAGTTTTGCGTTAAGCAGAGATGTTGATGCTAAAGGGCGTCCATCTTCAGGTGTGTATGGTGGTACCATCCAAGTTGAAGTAGAATCTACAGAAGATACTTCTGTAATTGAATCAATGGTGAACAATCAATATAAGCCGCTTAGTGGTACTATCACCTTTAAAAAATCTGAAGAGGATGCCAAAATGAAGGAGTTAACTTTTCAGGATGGCTACATAATTCAGTATAATGAAGGATTATCAATTGTTGGTAATGCACCAATGTCTCTAAGCTTTGTGATTTCTGCACGTACCTTAAAAATTGGTAATGCCGAGCATGAAAATGATTGGCCTAAATAA